A stretch of Fluviicola sp. DNA encodes these proteins:
- a CDS encoding magnesium chelatase, whose protein sequence is MKSIKTLGELKASGYQTKSVKEELRSNLMEALKSGKQAFEGIHGYENTVIPELERAILAKHNINLLGLRGQAKTRLARLMVNLLDEWMPIVQGSEVNDDPFAPLSRYAKDLIAEKGDETPIAWVHREERFAEKLATPDVTIADLIGDVDPIKAANMKLSYADERVIHFGMIPRANRCIFVINELPDLQARIQVALFNILQEGDIQIRGFQLRFPLDIQFVFTANPEDYTNRGSIVTPLKDRIGSQILTHYPETIQVARTITEQEAKLEGDQKENITVPGLAMDLIEQIGFEARNSEYIDVKSGVSARMSISAFENLVSAAELRGLKSKSPKTSVRLADFQGIIPALTGKMELVYEGEQEGSTYVAEQLIGRAVKTLFESYFPKVEKLEKPGESGPYQAIVDWFFEQDEFVLSEDADDKTYHAQLDSIAPLEALIQKYQPKVAAAEKHFLKEFVLWGLVESKKLSKSQMNNHTTFSDQFSSYVRGGLN, encoded by the coding sequence ATGAAATCAATCAAAACATTGGGCGAATTAAAAGCCTCAGGATACCAGACAAAGAGCGTTAAAGAAGAATTGCGATCGAATTTAATGGAAGCCCTCAAATCGGGAAAGCAAGCCTTTGAAGGAATTCACGGCTATGAAAACACGGTTATTCCGGAATTGGAACGCGCCATTTTAGCCAAACACAACATCAATTTACTGGGATTGCGCGGGCAGGCCAAAACGCGTTTGGCGCGCCTGATGGTGAACCTGTTGGACGAATGGATGCCGATTGTTCAGGGTTCGGAAGTCAATGACGATCCGTTTGCCCCGCTTTCACGCTATGCGAAGGACCTGATTGCTGAAAAAGGCGACGAAACACCAATTGCATGGGTTCACCGGGAAGAGCGCTTTGCTGAAAAGCTGGCCACTCCGGATGTAACCATTGCCGACCTCATCGGTGATGTGGACCCTATCAAGGCAGCAAACATGAAATTGTCTTACGCTGATGAGCGTGTGATCCATTTCGGGATGATACCGCGTGCCAACCGCTGTATTTTTGTGATTAACGAATTACCGGATTTGCAGGCGCGTATCCAGGTGGCACTTTTCAATATTCTGCAGGAAGGCGATATCCAGATCCGTGGTTTCCAATTGCGTTTCCCGCTGGACATTCAATTTGTGTTCACGGCAAACCCGGAAGATTATACCAATCGCGGAAGTATTGTAACGCCGTTGAAAGACCGTATCGGTTCACAAATCCTGACCCATTACCCGGAAACAATCCAGGTTGCGCGTACCATTACCGAACAGGAAGCGAAACTGGAAGGCGATCAAAAAGAAAATATTACCGTACCGGGATTGGCAATGGACCTGATCGAACAAATTGGTTTCGAAGCTCGCAACAGCGAATACATCGACGTGAAAAGTGGTGTGAGTGCACGGATGAGTATTTCAGCTTTTGAAAACCTGGTGAGTGCTGCAGAATTGCGCGGATTAAAAAGCAAAAGCCCTAAAACCAGCGTTCGACTGGCAGATTTCCAAGGAATTATTCCGGCCTTAACCGGGAAAATGGAATTGGTTTACGAAGGTGAGCAGGAAGGAAGTACCTATGTTGCCGAACAATTGATCGGAAGAGCGGTGAAAACCTTGTTTGAAAGCTATTTCCCGAAAGTTGAGAAACTGGAAAAACCGGGAGAAAGCGGTCCTTACCAGGCGATTGTGGATTGGTTCTTTGAGCAGGATGAATTCGTGCTCTCTGAAGATGCCGATGATAAAACGTATCATGCACAATTGGACTCGATTGCTCCTTTGGAAGCTTTGATCCAAAAATACCAGCCGAAAGTTGCCGCTGCCGAAAAACATTTCCTGAAGGAATTTGTGTTGTGGGGTTTGGTGGAAAGTAAAAAACTCAGCAAGTCACAAATGAACAACCATACAACATTCAGTGACCAATTCAGTTCATACGTACGCGGAGGACTGAATTAA
- a CDS encoding VWA domain-containing protein, which produces MRKGFVFTPYSAPELSPFDRLFEIFKELITHTSGDFDEAIDWLRVLDKEYELTTPDYTIDDFVEDLRKKNYIRDKSGENGSGGAEITAKMERAIRQHALEQIFGNLKKSGVGNHRTKHSGTGDEQTGDYRQFNFGDGLEKISMTESLRNAQINNGMGEFQLHERDLVVEESFYKAQMSTVLMIDISHSMILYGEDRITPAKKVAMALAELIKTRYPKDTLDILVFGDDAWAIEAKDLPYLEVGPYHTNTVAGLELAMDLLRRKRNTNKQIFMITDGKPSCVIEPDGSYYMNSVGLDKYIVDKCYTTAQQARKLHIPITTFMIAQDPYLQQFIQNFTAANQGKAFYTGIQGLGQMIFEDYQTNRIKRIRG; this is translated from the coding sequence ATGCGCAAAGGATTTGTATTTACGCCCTATTCCGCTCCCGAGCTTTCTCCGTTCGACAGGCTCTTCGAGATTTTCAAGGAGCTCATTACACACACTTCCGGAGATTTTGACGAAGCCATTGACTGGCTTCGCGTCCTGGACAAGGAGTACGAACTAACTACACCGGATTACACCATCGATGATTTCGTGGAAGATTTACGGAAAAAGAATTACATCCGGGATAAAAGCGGTGAAAACGGAAGCGGAGGAGCAGAAATTACTGCAAAAATGGAACGGGCGATCCGTCAGCATGCACTGGAACAGATTTTCGGGAATCTGAAAAAAAGCGGAGTCGGGAACCACCGCACAAAGCATAGCGGAACCGGTGACGAGCAAACCGGCGATTACCGGCAGTTTAACTTCGGCGACGGGTTGGAAAAAATCTCTATGACCGAAAGTCTTCGGAATGCACAGATCAACAATGGAATGGGTGAATTCCAGTTGCACGAGCGCGATCTGGTGGTCGAAGAAAGTTTCTACAAAGCCCAGATGAGTACTGTTTTGATGATCGACATCAGCCACAGTATGATCCTGTATGGTGAAGACCGCATTACTCCGGCGAAAAAGGTAGCAATGGCTTTGGCCGAACTGATCAAAACCCGTTACCCGAAAGATACACTGGACATCCTGGTTTTCGGCGACGATGCCTGGGCCATTGAAGCAAAAGATCTTCCGTACCTCGAAGTTGGCCCGTATCACACCAACACGGTTGCAGGGCTCGAACTGGCGATGGATTTACTGCGCCGGAAACGGAATACCAACAAACAGATCTTCATGATCACGGACGGAAAACCAAGCTGCGTCATTGAACCGGACGGTTCGTATTACATGAATTCCGTAGGTTTGGATAAGTACATTGTTGACAAGTGTTACACAACGGCACAGCAAGCACGCAAACTTCATATCCCGATCACGACTTTCATGATCGCGCAAGACCCGTATTTACAGCAATTCATTCAAAATTTCACCGCTGCAAACCAGGGAAAAGCGTTCTACACCGGAATCCAGGGACTGGGACAAATGATCTTTGAGGATTACCAGACAAACAGAATTAAACGGATAAGAGGATAA